From the Phycisphaerales bacterium genome, the window GAATCCGGATCGTTCTCAAGAGAAGATTCCATAACACCAACCGGTCGATCATGTCCGTTGCCAAGTTCCATCTACGCATCCTAGCCTTGACCGCCAATGTACGTCGGCATGCTAAAAGTTTGCCTGGTCCGCACCCCACGGAAGGATAATAAGCACGCCTCGGCCCGATTCCGGCATGTCCCGAGTGAAGAGCAATTCTCCAAGCGTCCACTGCCGATCCCCGTGAACATCAAGCGGATCAACTGGCCCAGCTGGCACACTCGCTGGGGCTGAATCTGGGCAGGCACTCGAAATGGCGTAAGCCTCATCCGCTCGCAGCAACAGCGTGATTGCAGCTGACCTAAACACTTGCCTTCGACGAGCAAGCCCCCTCTTTGATTCGGCTCCGAATCGCTCCCCTTGATAGACCGGCACCAGTTCCAAATAGAGCTGCTCACCGGCCTCAGTCAAGAGCGGCCATGCGCGACAGTCCAACGAGAGCACCCCTGCGGGCAACGTTTGCATTTGCCCCGCGACTGCAACTGCCCGTGGAGCTGGCCCCATCGCCACAAAGAGCAGTGCTCGCCATTGATAAATAGCACCATGCCATGTGGTCAAATCAGCCGCGGCTGGTCCAAGACTACGCACGACCTCCTTAACAGAACCAGGTTTGTTGGAGAGCTGACGAATCTGCATTCCCATATCTCTTAGAGATTCAACACCTGTCATTTCATCTGCAGCAATCGGAGCCAACGCATCAAGCGTACTGGCAACACTACCGCTACTGTCGCTCACCAATACCCACCGCACCGCAAACTGGTTATGCCGCTGTCCACGCTGAACAGCAGTCGCACTGGCTAAATCAGCCGATTCCTGCGCCGATTCACACCCGATGATGAAACACAATGATGCGATAATGATCAATTGCGAGAAGCAACCCAAGACGCGAACTCTCATTTATTACCCAGCTCATTGATTCGATCAATCATCATGCGCAACCTTCCGATGTTTCGTCGCGTAAAACGAAAGACCAAACGAGGAAGATCTAGGCAAAGCGTTTCGCCAGGCAGCGCGTCAGTTTGCGTTATTTCGCCTTCTTCGACAATGTCAGAAAACTCACTATTCAGCGATGCTACCGCCTGCTCACTCAAACTCTGATTGAGTCGCAACACAAAGTCACCCCGCACAAAACGGCTGGAATGATAGATCGAATAGAACGTCGTAATATGAGAAACAGCATCATCTAGGCTTGGGGCAAGATAAAAAAGATCCAAGTCTTCCGGACTAATCCAGCCATTTTGCACGAAGTTGACCTTGATCATCTCAAGCCAGTTTTTCCAGTAAACACCGTCTTCGCCTTCAACCAACACAATTGGAAGCATGTGCGACTTCCCAGTCTGGACCAGCGTGAGTGTCTCAAACAATTCATCCATGGTTCCAAACCCGCCGGGGAATGCGACGATCGCATCGGCATTGGTAAGGAACATCAACTTGCGTGTAAAGAAGTAACGAAAGTTAATGAGCTTGGAATCACCCTCAATAATCTCGTTTGCAGAAGTCTCAAATGGCAAGCGTATCGCAAGACCAAAAATACTCTGAGACGTGAGGCCATCGTGCCCTGCCTTCATGATCCCATCACCACCACCTGTGATCACCATCCAGCCTGCTTTGGCCATCCCCTGACTAAATACACTCGCTGCTACATAATCAGGATGATCACTTGGCGTTCGCGCTGATCCAAAAATTGAAACCTTGCGAGTATCTTGATAGTCATTAAAAATGTGATAGGCATAGCGCATTTCTTTTAGCGCCGAGGACATCAGCTTAAGTTGACCACTGTGATGCGTCTCTTGCAACATTCTTAAGCTGGTCTTCATCATCTGCGTTACCAGATCTTTTTCGATACTGGTGCAACCACTGCCCACACGGTCAATCAGTTCGCCAATACTGGCTTCAATCTTTGGGTTGTTAACACCGGGGACATCAATTGGATCACTTGCCATCGATTCATTACTCCTGGGGTGGCATGTCGCCTAACTCGCTGTGACGGTACCACGCATTATCCAAGAGCGTGGCATTTGAGAGCCCAGGGAATCCAATAAGGCCCGTCTCTGGCTTCCGTAGATCCCCACTTACGCTGATGGCAATAAACTGATCGCCCAAATCAGCAATTGGGCTCAGCAACATGCTCATGCCGCTGCGTGAATGAAGCCTTGTATCAAGCTCCCAGGTACCCAGCTCTAATGTCCCTTCGCCCTTAAGCATCAACCAAGTGCTATCCCCAGCGGTCGCCTCCAAGAGAATATCTTCGAAAAACAAGTGGCTTCCTGCCAAGTAAAATGGGGCATTGAGAAAATCCAATCGGCTGGCAACTGGCAGGCCGAGCTGGGCCAATTGCACCAACCCTAGTGTCACTGGATTGTCAGCCATATTCCCCTTACGAATCTGAATCAACCCACGCCCACGACGCGTGCCAGCGTCACTGCCCTGTCCAGCAACGCTCAATCGACCAAAGAGCAAACCTTTCCCAACTGATGGCACTGCTTTTTCATCCTGATCAGCCTCGCCTTCCGGCTGGTCATCAAACCACTGGTCGAGTGATATATCCATCGCCTCCACTTCGGCATCGTAGTCTTGGCTACCCGTGTCGTACCAAGCTCGACCATACAGTGTGCCACCATATGCCTCCCCGATAACAGACTTCAACTCAATACGGGAGGAACCAGAATTCAGTATTGGTTTCATCGCCACACCGAACTCAGCATGCTCAATCAAGT encodes:
- a CDS encoding TIGR00730 family Rossman fold protein, whose product is MASDPIDVPGVNNPKIEASIGELIDRVGSGCTSIEKDLVTQMMKTSLRMLQETHHSGQLKLMSSALKEMRYAYHIFNDYQDTRKVSIFGSARTPSDHPDYVAASVFSQGMAKAGWMVITGGGDGIMKAGHDGLTSQSIFGLAIRLPFETSANEIIEGDSKLINFRYFFTRKLMFLTNADAIVAFPGGFGTMDELFETLTLVQTGKSHMLPIVLVEGEDGVYWKNWLEMIKVNFVQNGWISPEDLDLFYLAPSLDDAVSHITTFYSIYHSSRFVRGDFVLRLNQSLSEQAVASLNSEFSDIVEEGEITQTDALPGETLCLDLPRLVFRFTRRNIGRLRMMIDRINELGNK